Genomic DNA from Trichoderma asperellum chromosome 5, complete sequence:
CAAGTTCTGGGCCGTTGTGTTGGCCTTCTTTCACTGGATGAATGGAAAAATATGCGACGAGTTGTTGATCCCTCCTTTACTCACGGCGCTACTGTTAAACGTATTAGTGTCACAGAAGCAGATGCCAAAAGTTTTGTGGAAAACTTGCATACAATTTCGAATGAGGGAGCTGAGGTAGCAAAAGCCAAAGGCCGGTTTACTGTTCCTGCTATGGCAGCATTCATGAAGTTTCCCTTCATTTTTACAGCCGAGGTTGTCTACGGAAATATGAATGAagctgagaaagaagaacTCTGGGCGATTGCAGAGAAGCGTCAGGCACTgttgcctttcttttttaaggGGAGCTTCTATCGTACCTCGTACTTGAAATGGTTTGACCGACCAGCCTACAACCAGCTTCAggaatttttaaattcttgGGCCGAATTCAATACTCGTATGGCTAGGTCTCGACGAGAACAAGCTCTTCCTGTTCCGATTGTTAAATACTGGGACGAGTATCTCCAAGGAAATATTACTTTGGAACAGGTAAGAGACCCAGCGGGTTCTCCAAAGCTTCTTTCCTTGCAGAAAATAAGCAAAAACATTGAATACTGATCCGCAATCCTGATTCAGGTAACACATACTCTGGATGAAATGCTCTTTGCGAACCTTGATGTAACCACCCACGTCCTTACATGGGCCATCACTCTTATCGCCGATCATGAAGGTGCTAAGAAAGAGCTTCGAGAAGAGATTGAAGCTCATAAAGACAATCTTCAAGAGTATATTACCAACGTCAATACTCACCTGCACCGATGCTACTATGAATCTTTACGATTGAGGCCTATCGCAGGTAAGTAATTGATCTTCCCTTCTCACTTGACGGGAACCAAATTGATCAGATGAGACTGACATTTGTATTTGCTTAGTCTTCAGTATCGGTGAGAGCGC
This window encodes:
- a CDS encoding uncharacterized protein (EggNog:ENOG41~antiSMASH:Cluster_5.3~SMCOG1034:cytochrome P450) — encoded protein: MVVFTFRLWGEFVGNAILSTFNGGVLSTGRAAPGPKWQWPNGQFADKFLNGAARSEEWRKYGPVYRIWAGPKPEIVLTTPEDLKVFHTDSDKHFKPKDGNFGWFFDQVLGRCVGLLSLDEWKNMRRVVDPSFTHGATVKRISVTEADAKSFVENLHTISNEGAEVAKAKGRFTVPAMAAFMKFPFIFTAEVVYGNMNEAEKEELWAIAEKRQALLPFFFKGSFYRTSYLKWFDRPAYNQLQEFLNSWAEFNTRMARSRREQALPVPIVKYWDEYLQGNITLEQVTHTLDEMLFANLDVTTHVLTWAITLIADHEGAKKELREEIEAHKDNLQEYITNVNTHLHRCYYESLRLRPIAVFSIGESAPSVKNFRGIHVKPNTMVLVDTYAINVRNPFWGPNSEEYDPSRFKNVKSTDLRYNLFVFGFGYRKCLGQYLAGHMVKAILVHLFSQYEAVIIDGRKGKSDYDIDKTTWVPVADVTVELTKLQ